CCTTCAGGCCAAGGTATTTTCTTCGTCACCGATTTCTTGGCTAGAATATTCATGCCATCGATACCTTCCAGTGCTTCCGCTCCTTGCAACACTACTGCATTACCCTTGCTGTCCTTGACTTCCAACACTGCAGAAATCAACAACTGGTGGACTGTCCCAAGATTGGCGAGGGTTACTGACAATGCAGGAGACCCATCTTCAAAAGTTGAGGGAGTTACAGCTCTCACCCCTACATTCTCAACAACTCTTGAAGGCAATACATACAAGCTTGTCGTATAGATATAAAGGAAGTTGAACATTCCTTTGTCAGAGCTGTTCTTTCCTTGGGAATATGGAATCTGCTCTGCCTTTAGACGAAAGGAGAGTTCATTGGTTACTGTCCTGGGACCACGATATTGTACACGTACCACCCAACTGCTCTGAGGAGGGACTACCAATTTATTCGGAACAATAGAGAAATAGGCATCTGCAGGTTTGTTTATCTCATTACCCTGTGCATCCTGATCACGAATAAGTGCCGATAGACTGATGGCAATCGAGTCGTTGCTATCGTTAACAATGGTGTAGGTCTTTGTACTCTCAGCTCCCGTTGGTTGGAACGATTGTTCAAGTGGGGAGAACTGATAAGCAAACACTGATGAAAGCAACAAGCAAGAAAACAGGAGAAAAACTATCGTGCGTTTTGTTTTCTTATTCTGAATTTGGTTCATATTTCACTCTCTTGAGCAAATTTCAAAATGCTAAGCAATACGTATGAATATACACGGAATTATGCATAACCATTCATATCAGGTGGCACGACAGTCAACCAGATGATTTTCTCTCCAGGATGACGGAGAGAATCACCCCCAAGGCAAGTCGATAGACGCACCAACGCATCCCTTCTTCGTTGGAGGGGTGTCTTCAATTCCTTTGATTGTGGCTAGGATACCCTCTGTGCCTTGTGTTGCTCATACAGGATCAGCACATTCCGCACCTTCTTCATGGTGGTGAGGAGAATGGCCAGAGCGATCTCATACCGGGCGTGGGCTCCCCGCTTGTAGATGATGTCGGGAAGGAACCCGTCCTTGAGCTCGCCGTTGGTCCTCTCCACGGTGGTCCTGGCGGCATACCGCCTCTGGGAAGCGGGGTCCAGGGGGTCGGCGACCACCCCCTTGTAGGCCCTGCGGTCGATGATCGCCTTCCTTCCTATCATGTCGACATAGTCGTTGATCACAGGGCTGATGTACCCCTTGTCGAGCAGTACATACAAGAAATCGGTGGTCTTCCTTGCCTTTTTCATGAGGGGGACTGCGACCTTGCTGTCATGGACCGAGGCCCCGGTCACCGCGAAGCTCACGGGCACCCCGTAATCATCAGTGGCAAGATGGGCCTTGTAGCCGATGAACCATTGTTTCTTCCCCTTGGAATTCTGTTTCGCGGTAATGGAACAGCGCATTTCCAGTCTTTCCATCGACTCCCCGAAGGATTCCTGCAGATAGGCAATCCGTTCTTGCTCCAGCCTGGCCTGACGCTCACGATACTGTTGTTCCTCCAGCGATCCCTTCGCCTTGCGTCCTCTCTTCTCGTTGGCCTTGGCTTCCGGTGCCCTGGTCTTGATGGGCTTCTCCCGTGCCCCGATGGTGGTGCTGTCTATGCTCAGGTGTCCGATTGCCAGCCTGTCCATTGATGATGTATACGCCTGTATCACCCGTTCATGGAGGAGTGAGGGGTCGACGATCCTCTCCACTTCCCTGGAAAGCCTGCTCACACTCGCCTCACTGGGTACCCTGTTGATTCCAAGCATGTCCTTCAGGTTCCCGTTCTCACGCAGGAGCGACAGTGTTCCCTTCACCGTCCTTACCTGGTGGTGAAGCTTGAGCAGCATGATGCCCAGTATCGGCAGCAGGTCGTAGCCGAGCCTTCCCCTGCGGTGGCTTCTGTGCAACCTGTGCAATTCATCGGGGGTGAGCAGGGACTGCACCCCCTGATAGTATTGCAGGAACTCAAGCTCCCTCTCTGAGGGTTCCCGGAACAGGCAGGGTGAAAAGTCTTCATGGGAGAACAACAGGGATTGCAGAACTAGTGGGGTTGGTGTAGTATGGTGCATAAGAAGGACCTCTTTTGTTTGTTTTTTGTGGTAATTAAACAATAACAAAAAATGGTCCTTTTTTCTATATCCAACAAGCAAATATTAATGAATTCAAGGAAGATTCCTGTCAGTCACATGGGCCAGCAGCAGATATGGGGTATGTGAGTGATGGTTTTGTATACTTATGCATTACTAGGTTCCTGAAAACCCATTTTGCAATTGGCTCTCTTATCATAACATTGAATGAATTCTCTGTAAGTGTACGCTATGAAAACTGATTCTTCAAGTCATCATGTCGTTATCGTGATGAAGCCATCCGTTTTAGTGCAGAATCAAAGGTTCCTTTAAGCATTGGTATAAATTGTAGCACAATTTCGTCAATTTCCCCAGGGAGTCCCGCTTGCACCCAATCGAGCAATGACCCGACAAATGCATGCTTGTAGAAATCAATAAGGAATGCAAGGTCTTCCTCGCTTGCTCCAAATTCCTTGGCGCGGTCAGAGAGGGTACCTTGAAGTAGTTTTGCCATCTCACGACAGAGATACCGATCAAGCAACTCCCTGCCAAGACTGTGGTAGATGTTCATGATCATCATCTTGTTTTCCACAAGATAGGTGCACATACTCCTAACTGCAGACTCACCATCATCCCTTGTATGAATACTGGGATACCGACGGGCAAACTCTTGCCCTTCATTGATAAACATCCAATCAAGCAAATCGTAGATATCTCTGAAGTGGTAATAAAATGTCTGACGGTTCACACCACAACGATTCACGATTTCCTTAACGGTAATCTTGTTCAGGGTATGATCAGCCATCAATTGCTTTAAGGATTGGGCCAGTGCCAACTTAGTCATCTGCGCCATGGGTACTCCTTTCCTGCCTCTTCGCGTATATAATTGTACACAATCACGACGAAGTATTAATAAATATTATCAATCATCTTACCGCAAAAATCTTTCTTTGACTACTAGCAATGTTTTATTGACACAAGAAACCTTTCATGGTAATGTTCCTTCCTGTCGGGTAACCGATACTGTTCGGGCTGTAGCGCAGGGGTTTAGCGTACATGTCTGGGGGACATGGGGTCGGCGGTTCAAATCCGCCCAGCCCGATATAGTTTATTATCCTGTAAGAATTAATTTCTTGCAGGATTTTTTTTGGACTCAATACAGAATTCTCTTCTATGATTCCCGTCAAGCCCCCTGATTAAGGAATTTGAATACCCCTAATTCATTTATAGTCATAGAATTGGTGATCTCTATCATTTCCTCAAATCCTTTGCAGGATTGACGGATTTGGTTGTATCGGCCAAGGATTGGCAAGTGTTTCCGGGCATGATAGGCAGCAACCTCCTGCCGTTCCTGCTCGTCTTCTACCGTAAAAAGGGTCCCATTCTTCAACATCGAATACATCATGACCACCATCTTTCTTGCGATTGCAACAGCTGCTTTTCGTCCGCCCATTCGCAGTCTCAGCTCATTGAACTTGCGTTTCAGTGGGAAATCGAAATGGGTCTTGGTCATTGCGAACACGGATTCAATCAGGTATTCCCGTAAAGCAGCTTGACCTTCTTTTGTTATCTTTCGTGCAGCATCCTTCTGACCTGATTGGTATACCCTTGGGACCAACCCACAATACGCTGCGAGTTGCTTTGCATTACAGAACCTGTCAACATCCCCAACAAATGCAATGAACGTCGCAATTGTTTTCAGCCCCACTCCCGGGATTGATCCAAGTAACGTTGCTGTACGGTCATCCTGTTTGACTATCCTTGCAAACTGTTTCTCCCCGGATTCCTGTAATTCTTCTAGTAGTGAGAGTTCCTTGGAAAGATCCTTTGCGATTCGCTTGGGGAATGCATATGCTCTGTCAGTGCCAAAACACGACTCTATCGCAGCTTCCCTACCAAGCTTGCTGTGCAGGTTGTTCATTTTCCCCGCCTCAGGGAACCCATTGTCAAAAAACAAGGCATGCAACCTGTTTACCATTTGCTTATGCACATCATCCAGTTTCCTGTAGTGGGAGACTACATCCCTGTTCGCCATCTCGCGGTCACTGGGGATGCTTACAAGTTGGAGTTCAGCAATCGGTGTCCTGAGAATGAGCCTCGCGAGAAACAATGAATCTTCCCTGTCTGTTTTCTTTTTCGTTTCATTGATGTGGGTGGTATGTGGGTTGATTACACATGCCACTACTCCGGATTTCCTGTTCATGGCTCGGGCGATGTTGAATGTTCCCGTGGAAGCTTCCATCAGCACCAGATCCCCTGGCTGCAGCATCTCGTAAAGCTTGTCCCGTTTCGCAGACCTCAATGAGAATTTCTCGTGTAGGATGACCTTGCCTTGTAGGTCCATGATGCAAGCCCAACAATTCTGCTTGCTCAGGTCCACTCCCACAAACCGTTTCACTCCATCCTTATGCTTTGCTTTCGAAATCTCACTGGTTCTAATGCCTACCGGCGTACAATACCATTGGTACCCGCTGCTTGAAGAGTAGTCGTTAACCTTGTTCTCTTCCATAACCCCTCCTAGTGTAGTAGAATTGGGGCCAGATGGCGGTCATTCGATGATCAGTCATGCTTCTAACCGGGATGACGCTGTAAGTCGATAGAGAGCATACGGCGTCTCCCATTTTGATGTTCGACGGCCGGTGTGTGGTTCGATAAACTAGACCAAGGATATAATTCTGCTATTCCTAAGACAATACCACCGTAACCGCCGGCCCTCTGTCCCCGTCAGAACAGAGTACATCAAATAACTGCTTTCTGGTATCTTATACGGGAATCATATCAACTAGAATAGAGGAAGAGAACAAGAGTTTCTCACTGATTCTATCTTCATGAGAAATATTCGCATACTGCTTAAAAGAAAATGGAAAAACCTGAAGATCAGTGTCAGATTTCCCTTCCTAAACATCCAGGAATCTCGCAATCAGGTATCGATGAAGAGAAAGGTGAATTGAATAAAGCGTGTTCTCAATCACCATGGAAGCATGGCTGACTTGGAAGTATTGACCTCTTAATCATACCGCTCTAGTATACCGCCATGCTACAATCATTAACCATCTCCACTCCACATGAGGCCTTATTACCCATTACACAGCAAGTGCAAAGGTGTGTAACGGAAGCACAAACCAAGGAAGGATATGTTCTCGTCTTCTGCCCACATACAACTGCAGGACTTACCATCAACGAGAATGCAGATCCAGATGTGGTGCATGATATGCTTTTGGGATTGCGAAACGCATTTGCTGAGAACAGCAAGTTCAGGCATGCCGAAGGCAATTCAACGGCACACCTGAAAGCTTCTGCCATGGGTTCCAGCGTAATGGTCCCAATTGTTCAGGGTAGACTTTCACTGGGTATCTGGCAGGACATCTACTTCTGTGAATTCGACGGCCCAAGAACCAGGACCTTCCAGGTTATGGTGGTTCCTACCTGAAATCAGTCGTTTGGCTCCCACCGCTTCAGTCCATAAACACCAAGCACTACAGCGAGTGCAATGAACAGGATTGCCCCAACCATGGGTTTCCATTCCACGGGAAACCCTTCAATGGTTTGCACCATCTGATTGACGAGAAGCACGAATGAGAAATCTCCAACATGCGCTACAACGGTGCCAAGTGAGAAGATGATCCAGATTCCAAATGCGCCTATTCCAGCCATGATTGGTTTCTTCACTGCTGCAGAAAGCGTAATCGTAACTGTTCCCAATGTGAAAAAATAGATCAACAGGAAGCTGTTGGAAACAACGAAGGGAAGTACGGGAAAACCCGGGAACAAGTACCAGGTATAGATACCCATTGTCATAATTGCAACCAATATCCCGATGAGCAACAGTATGAACAGACTGGCAAGCTTCGCTGTGATGATGCAGGTCACGGTTACCGGTCGCACCAATAGGAATTGGATCAGACCATCCGATTTCTCCGCGGCTACCGACCCCATCATCATAAAGATTAGCACCATTGTTCCAATCTGACTGAAATTCTTCACATACTGGTCAACCGCATCTTGGTAGGTTATTGTTTCGAAGGTAATTACCACATTCTCTGTCGCCCCGAAGAAGGAGAGTAGATCCGGAAGGTAGTATGCCGTAAGAGGGGAAAGTATTCCAAAGAACGCTGATAATACTACCCATATAAGCAATCGGCTGGTTCTTGCCATCTCTAAGAGCTCTTTCTTAAACATTGCTCGCTGTAATTTATGCATTGGTCGTCTCCTGTATATGATGCATGAACACATCCTCCAAGGTGGCTTCCTGATGATGCAAGTTCACTAAACGCCAGTTATGTTGACTTATCATCAAAAGTATTTGATTTGCATGTTCTGCATAGAGATCTGAAGAAAGAGAGACTGTGAATGCCTTGACTGATGCCTGCAACCCAGAATCAGATAACTCCTTTACGCATGCATTGGCTTCTTCCATGGATGTAAACTCCATATGCATGATCGGTTTAGCATGTAATCTCAAGAGTGTCTTGGTCTTCTCATGGATTCGGATGGACCCTTTATTGATGATGGCAACTTCATCACATACTCTCTGTACATCATCAAGGATATGGGAAGACATAAAGATGGTGGTCTCTTTCCTCAATGTTGCAATCAGTGAGAGCACTTCTTTTCGTCCAACGGGATCGAGTGCTGATACCGGTTCATCAAGAAAAACCACACTTGGGCGATGCAAGATCGCCTGTGCTATACCCAGGCGTTGTCTCATCCCTCCTGAGTATCCACCAATACGTCGATCTGCAGCATCAGCAATCCCACAGAATTCCAGCAGTTGTACTATTCTCTCATCTCTCTCCTGGCGATTCATCCCGTAGAGATCACCAGAGATCTCGAGCAACTCCTTGGCAGTCATCCACCCATAATAGGCAGGCTGCTGCGCAAGATATCCAAGACTCTGTTTACTCTGTATGCCGGATTTCCCAGCAATGGTATAGCTACCTGATGAGGGAGTCAGCAAGCCGGTCAATATTTTTATGAGTGTCGACTTTCCTGCCCCATTCGGACCGAGAAAGCCGAATACTGTGCCGTCCTCGACAGAAAGGGAGACTCCATCCAGTGCCTGCACAGGTCCATACTGTTTTCTGATGTCATGAATCTCAACGATTGCCATTGGTCTTTCTCCCGTAGATGAGGTATGCGATCGGTCCGAATGCATTTATAAAGAGGAATACCAACAACCAGGCGGACTTTGGTAATCCATTGAACTCCTTTCGGTGCCACCAGTCACGCAAACAGACTATTTTGAGTATTAACTCCAATAGCAACAACGGTAGAATCAAGATAATTGTCTCTGTATTCATTGTCTCAAGCCCTCCTGAGCTTTAATAAAGGTAGTAACAGTTTGTAAGAAATCGGGGTGTAACGGCATATCCCTGTCTCTGTAGGATCTAATGATATCGGCATCTTCTTCTGCCCATCGGAGCAGGTGCCCCATATTGGAGACTTCAGAGAATGCTACAGTATCGGGCATATTAGTACGGCCGAACAGGTCATCCTCCCCTACCAATCGCTCATCATGATCACCCCAGATGACCAAAGTGGGTACTGAAAGTGTACGTAATACATCCGTTGGGTTATATTTCATCCATGTCTGAAGATATCGCTCTTTTCCCAGCGGGATGAAGGAGTCTACAAGAAGGTTTCCTGTCTCTTCATATTGAGATACACTGATCTCCTGTAACCGTTTCTCCAGAACTTTGGCGGCTTCGCTGTCCATCCTGCGAATCTGTTTAATCATCTGCTCGCCTATAGGATCCCCATTCCCTGCAACGGATACCACAAAATCTACAGGTTCAGCCTGAGCTGCCAGTAAAGCAATCAGAGAACCTTCTGAGTGGCCGATTATTCCTACCGGTGCATGCTTTGCACCTGATTGTATGTAGTTGATCCAGGAGACAGCATCTGCCACAAAATCCTCAAAGGTAATTTCTTCCAGCAACTGCTCATCATATGGCTGACTCTCTCCAACTGCAAACTTATCATAGCGAAGCGAAGCAATGCCGGCATCAAGCAGTTCATGCGCGAGATGCCAGAGACTGTCATTATTCTCAACCAACAACTCTGAATTTCCGTCCCTATCGGTTGGTCCTGACCCTGCTATGATAAGCACCGTAGGAAAGGGCCCTTCTCCCTCTGGCGTCAACAGCGTTCCGTATAATGTTGCTTTTGACGTCTCTAGGGAAACCGTTTTCCCTGTGCGGGCTGGTTTTGTGAGGTTTCTATACTCAACAGAGTACCGCCCTTCACGTAAAAGTACGGTTCCATTGGTCGTGTTATAAAGAACTTTTCCAGAAAAGCCGTTTTCCTCAGGGGCAAGAAGCAACCGTAGGGTTGTTGTCCCCAATGTAACTTTTCCTGACCACTGTTCCTCGGAAATCTTCAGATCCTGTACTGGCACATCGGTAGCCAGCAACTCGGGAATTGAGAGAAAGAGTCCAGTATCTGTACTACGTAAGTGGATGAAGAATCGATTTTCCTCAACTGATACGATACCTTCCCAGTATCCTTCTTCCATGGTTGTATCAGCTTTTGTACAGCCAAAGAAAAGCAGCATACTTCCCAGTACCACTGCAATAAGCAATCTTCTCATTCGCGCCTCCTATGAAGACGTTAACCGAGAGGGATGGAGAAAAATAGTCGGGAAATGTACGTAAATTGCGATATGAACGTTACGTATTTGTACGTACGGGGTGTATTTTCTGGGTTAATTCGATTTTATTAGAGACAGAACACTTCTTGAATATTCGATAGACATGGGTCTCTACCGTTCTCGGGGAAATGGAGAGGCGATCGGCAATCTCCTTGTATGACAGACCTTGTACAAGGTTGCTCACTATCTCCCGTTCACGTACCGTAAGTGAGAAAGACTCACAGAAGCTACTCCAACTGTCAGTCTCTTCTGCTGTAGTCTCCTCGGATAGTTCCTTCAGAAAAATGAATACATCATTCACGCACCACGCCAAGATGAACAATGCAGTAGAGAGAGCATCATACACCGGTCTGTAGGCGGAAGGAAACAGTAGAAATAGGATGGCATATACCCCGAAAAGGAGATAGGACGTACCTGAGATAACAAGGAATGACCCCATGCGCCTGACCCGATAAGTCTGTTGCCCACGAACGCTCACCCGAATGCTCAAAAATGCTATTCCAATCAATGAATTTACTGTTGCTGAAAAAACAGGACCAATGCTCAGCAACTGAAAAACAATGATCACTATGAGTAACATTGCAGTCCCGATTGATGCAGAGATACCAATCCAACGGAACCGAGAGGTGACTCTTCCATGTTTGATACTGCCAAGCATGGTAGCGATACTATAGGTGATAACAATCGAGATAAGGGCACGCATGATGCCGTTAAAGGCAACAAGGGGAAGATTTGGTTGATCTAAAAAGGTGTTATGGACAAATCCGATGAACTGGAGCATGAACCAGATCCAAGAGATTGCTACATACCATAAGTATTGATTTCGAAAAGCCTCATAGTGCTCTTTCTGTTTGATAAATGAGAGAATGAAGGTACCGAACAGTGCAGTAAATCCAAAGATGCTTAGCCAAAATGTCAACACA
This sequence is a window from uncultured Sphaerochaeta sp.. Protein-coding genes within it:
- a CDS encoding ABC transporter ATP-binding protein, coding for MAIVEIHDIRKQYGPVQALDGVSLSVEDGTVFGFLGPNGAGKSTLIKILTGLLTPSSGSYTIAGKSGIQSKQSLGYLAQQPAYYGWMTAKELLEISGDLYGMNRQERDERIVQLLEFCGIADAADRRIGGYSGGMRQRLGIAQAILHRPSVVFLDEPVSALDPVGRKEVLSLIATLRKETTIFMSSHILDDVQRVCDEVAIINKGSIRIHEKTKTLLRLHAKPIMHMEFTSMEEANACVKELSDSGLQASVKAFTVSLSSDLYAEHANQILLMISQHNWRLVNLHHQEATLEDVFMHHIQETTNA
- a CDS encoding fimbria/pilus periplasmic chaperone, translated to MNQIQNKKTKRTIVFLLFSCLLLSSVFAYQFSPLEQSFQPTGAESTKTYTIVNDSNDSIAISLSALIRDQDAQGNEINKPADAYFSIVPNKLVVPPQSSWVVRVQYRGPRTVTNELSFRLKAEQIPYSQGKNSSDKGMFNFLYIYTTSLYVLPSRVVENVGVRAVTPSTFEDGSPALSVTLANLGTVHQLLISAVLEVKDSKGNAVVLQGAEALEGIDGMNILAKKSVTKKIPWPEGLSRDPGVTYQATIKYSN
- a CDS encoding alpha/beta fold hydrolase, whose translation is MRRLLIAVVLGSMLLFFGCTKADTTMEEGYWEGIVSVEENRFFIHLRSTDTGLFLSIPELLATDVPVQDLKISEEQWSGKVTLGTTTLRLLLAPEENGFSGKVLYNTTNGTVLLREGRYSVEYRNLTKPARTGKTVSLETSKATLYGTLLTPEGEGPFPTVLIIAGSGPTDRDGNSELLVENNDSLWHLAHELLDAGIASLRYDKFAVGESQPYDEQLLEEITFEDFVADAVSWINYIQSGAKHAPVGIIGHSEGSLIALLAAQAEPVDFVVSVAGNGDPIGEQMIKQIRRMDSEAAKVLEKRLQEISVSQYEETGNLLVDSFIPLGKERYLQTWMKYNPTDVLRTLSVPTLVIWGDHDERLVGEDDLFGRTNMPDTVAFSEVSNMGHLLRWAEEDADIIRSYRDRDMPLHPDFLQTVTTFIKAQEGLRQ
- a CDS encoding PLD nuclease N-terminal domain-containing protein, encoding MNTETIILILPLLLLELILKIVCLRDWWHRKEFNGLPKSAWLLVFLFINAFGPIAYLIYGRKTNGNR
- a CDS encoding transposase, producing MHHTTPTPLVLQSLLFSHEDFSPCLFREPSERELEFLQYYQGVQSLLTPDELHRLHRSHRRGRLGYDLLPILGIMLLKLHHQVRTVKGTLSLLRENGNLKDMLGINRVPSEASVSRLSREVERIVDPSLLHERVIQAYTSSMDRLAIGHLSIDSTTIGAREKPIKTRAPEAKANEKRGRKAKGSLEEQQYRERQARLEQERIAYLQESFGESMERLEMRCSITAKQNSKGKKQWFIGYKAHLATDDYGVPVSFAVTGASVHDSKVAVPLMKKARKTTDFLYVLLDKGYISPVINDYVDMIGRKAIIDRRAYKGVVADPLDPASQRRYAARTTVERTNGELKDGFLPDIIYKRGAHARYEIALAILLTTMKKVRNVLILYEQHKAQRVS
- a CDS encoding secondary thiamine-phosphate synthase enzyme YjbQ, which produces MLQSLTISTPHEALLPITQQVQRCVTEAQTKEGYVLVFCPHTTAGLTINENADPDVVHDMLLGLRNAFAENSKFRHAEGNSTAHLKASAMGSSVMVPIVQGRLSLGIWQDIYFCEFDGPRTRTFQVMVVPT
- a CDS encoding LuxR C-terminal-related transcriptional regulator, which codes for MNVLTFWLSIFGFTALFGTFILSFIKQKEHYEAFRNQYLWYVAISWIWFMLQFIGFVHNTFLDQPNLPLVAFNGIMRALISIVITYSIATMLGSIKHGRVTSRFRWIGISASIGTAMLLIVIIVFQLLSIGPVFSATVNSLIGIAFLSIRVSVRGQQTYRVRRMGSFLVISGTSYLLFGVYAILFLLFPSAYRPVYDALSTALFILAWCVNDVFIFLKELSEETTAEETDSWSSFCESFSLTVREREIVSNLVQGLSYKEIADRLSISPRTVETHVYRIFKKCSVSNKIELTQKIHPVRTNT
- a CDS encoding ABC transporter permease, coding for MHKLQRAMFKKELLEMARTSRLLIWVVLSAFFGILSPLTAYYLPDLLSFFGATENVVITFETITYQDAVDQYVKNFSQIGTMVLIFMMMGSVAAEKSDGLIQFLLVRPVTVTCIITAKLASLFILLLIGILVAIMTMGIYTWYLFPGFPVLPFVVSNSFLLIYFFTLGTVTITLSAAVKKPIMAGIGAFGIWIIFSLGTVVAHVGDFSFVLLVNQMVQTIEGFPVEWKPMVGAILFIALAVVLGVYGLKRWEPND
- a CDS encoding IS110 family transposase, whose protein sequence is MEENKVNDYSSSSGYQWYCTPVGIRTSEISKAKHKDGVKRFVGVDLSKQNCWACIMDLQGKVILHEKFSLRSAKRDKLYEMLQPGDLVLMEASTGTFNIARAMNRKSGVVACVINPHTTHINETKKKTDREDSLFLARLILRTPIAELQLVSIPSDREMANRDVVSHYRKLDDVHKQMVNRLHALFFDNGFPEAGKMNNLHSKLGREAAIESCFGTDRAYAFPKRIAKDLSKELSLLEELQESGEKQFARIVKQDDRTATLLGSIPGVGLKTIATFIAFVGDVDRFCNAKQLAAYCGLVPRVYQSGQKDAARKITKEGQAALREYLIESVFAMTKTHFDFPLKRKFNELRLRMGGRKAAVAIARKMVVMMYSMLKNGTLFTVEDEQERQEVAAYHARKHLPILGRYNQIRQSCKGFEEMIEITNSMTINELGVFKFLNQGA
- a CDS encoding TetR/AcrR family transcriptional regulator C-terminal domain-containing protein → MAQMTKLALAQSLKQLMADHTLNKITVKEIVNRCGVNRQTFYYHFRDIYDLLDWMFINEGQEFARRYPSIHTRDDGESAVRSMCTYLVENKMMIMNIYHSLGRELLDRYLCREMAKLLQGTLSDRAKEFGASEEDLAFLIDFYKHAFVGSLLDWVQAGLPGEIDEIVLQFIPMLKGTFDSALKRMASSR